Genomic segment of Passer domesticus isolate bPasDom1 chromosome 4, bPasDom1.hap1, whole genome shotgun sequence:
GTATTAAAACCCCACAACACTTGATTTAAGGATCATTTACTTTCAAATCAAACAACATGATTTGAGCAGGAAGTTTGAGTAGGTGACCTCTGAGGCCCCCAGAGATAATATTTAAAGGTCCctttaaacaataattattctATGGTGCTATTACTTACTACCCATGTGCTTAATACTCAAATATAAATAGAAGCTTTAGAAAGCTTTACAAAATGAAAGGCTTCATGTTACTAAGAGATGTAAAACATATTTATCTTCCAATTATTGACTAATCAGTTGCTTTTTCCTATGGTTATGTCCATTGGTTTATAAATCAAGTAGATTAAGAATTACTGTATTAGAGCAAACAGGCAGTATTAGAAACAACAGAAGTACTGGAATGTAACAAAAGTGACATACACTTTGCAGGATTACAGTTACTTGAGTCCTTCACATGaagctgaaagaaaagaaaaaaccaaatttAACAAAAATCTTTGAAGGTTCTATATATACTGCAGAAGCTGTATCATGTACTAAATGAATTAATGATTTTGGAACACCAAGTAATAACCTGTCCCTAATTATTAGGCAAATAATTATTTGACCTAATACAGAACTTCCCCACATACTTCAAGTACAGAGACAAAACACAGCCAATGATAGAACCAACAAACATGGATACATTTGTATCAGCAAGTGTGAGTGACTCAAGTTGCCACAGTAAAGAGGTTCTGAATTAAGTATTGCATTTTTCAGAAGTCTGAGTTTTGTCAGAGTAGAAGTTAATTATCTCCTTAAAAATCAGGTTTCTTGATATCTCAAAACTAGAGAGGAAAATGCAATAGTGGTTCAGTTtgttattgaaaaaaaacccaaaaatctgaGTTTCACCATCCCAGACATTAAACACCTTTTGCCTACCACTTTGTCAGTACAAGATGCTACACTCTAAATCCAGCAATCCAGCACAGTCTTCTTTTTGCTGCACTTCTAAAAATGCTGAGACATCTCCTCACCAGAAAGGATTTGTGGTGGGAAGCAAAGCCAAATAGGCTTCCTCCTCATTCCCTTGAGAAGTACAACAAACAAGACCTGCTGAAGGAGTAACCCTGGATGATATGAGACACCTGTGATACAGGGAACATCCTTTACCCTGTTTACTGAGCTGTGTTTGGTGTCTTCCTTAGCTTTTTACATTTCACTGGATTCATTTGATAAGTATATCCTAACAAAAGATGTGGTAATTATTGAGAATGCATTTTTCAAGTCAACAAAACAGATGGGTTGGCCTTTGAGAAGTTCTTTTTAGAAAGAACAAAGAACTTCTCATAACTGGCAATTTTCCACACATCAGGTTGATCTTGGCTGTGCatcacagaaaattaaaacagtACACCTAAAGACAAAGACATGACAaagatttttacttttaaaaactaGAGAAGGCCTTTGTACATGGATGTTGATATCTTCTCCCTTTTACTATCAGGTCAAACAGCTTTACTAAGAAATTCTCCTAGTCTAGGTAAAAGCTGCAGGGTTTTGGCCTATACACCCCCAAACCACCCCTTCTCACTAATGCTTCTTTCAATGTCTAGAAAGGAATTTTAGAGAAGTGGAAAGGATATTCTTCCCCTTTGGATAATTGTACGTTCTCTGGTTGCTCTATATGCCACAAAATGTCACAATTTGAATAATGTCCACGAAACATAGAGAAgaacacgaaacatggcctccCAATCCTTAAATGTTTAACAAAGCAGTTCCCACAACAAGATAAATACTTTTATGTGCTTAAAAAATTCAATTACTTACCTGAAGGGCTTATCCCAGGAGTGACACAAGCATCACAACACCCATGAACTGAATGAAGAGCAACACAGGTGTCAAAAATGACCAGACAGGCCACAAGGCAACATTGAAACTGGGAATAAAAGCAGAAAGTATTTGGTAAGTTCAGTTGTCATATTACAGAAACACCAGGCAAACAAAGGAAACATGTAAAAAGAGGGACTAAGATTTAAATTACTTAACCTGGAAATATACTTCtttatttctgaaaacaaaagacATCAAGGGTAAAGGGTAAAGATACCTTTTACTTTCAGAAAATCTGTATCTGAAGCCTCTGAAAATGACCTACTCTTTGATTTTTCCATGGGCATACATGACAGCCTAGAGAAGCCTTAATCTGAACTTTCATCCAGACAGATTTCAGTTAACTGAAGAGATGGGGGAAAACCAACTTATTTTACAACTGACCTACAAGAATTACAGATTTGACTAATTATGAACCATAGGAAACCTTTATTTTCTtcaatctttcttttttttttcaccattgCAGCAAATACTGACTGATACTCCAATACAACAGCTAAACAAGAGGAAATCAATTTTCATgcagaaagcaaacaaattaaCTGGCACAAtgcatgtaatttttttccttctcatttgcTCAGTTCTGACTCATATAATCTTATACATAAAGCAACTCTTCTAAAAGTACCATTCTCAGACAAAATATAAACCCTTAAAGCTCATATGGCAAGAGTCAGAAGTCTATCATTTTCTGTATGTTTGCTACCTATAGATTATTTGATAATGAAGAACTCTGACAGAAACTGATTGAACTGAATTTTTTCTCAGATAGAGAGACTGCACCTTTGTCTTAATTTGTAAACTGCACACGTAGTTGCCAGAGGTGAGAAATTTACATTAACAAAGATAACTTCAGTTTTCCTCTAAATTTTCAAGACAGTAAAGATCCAGAACATCTCCAAGCACACAATGTAAGTTTCAACTGTTGCAATTCTTGCTTTGTGGACAAAAGTCGAAAGTGCAAGAAATTATGCTACACAGAACTGGTATTATCATCAATACACCAATACAACAGCAGAATTACAGAAATTAGACTTAAAAATGAGCCCATTAACACACAGACTTTCCCAGGTTTAGCAAAAGTTTGCACACATTGTTTGAACTCACCAAATTGCTGCTGCTATAAAGGTAGCTGTTGTGATAGGAATCAGTGCAGGGTACTGTTCATCATAGTCCTGAATTCCACAGTACCACTCAAGATACAGTATGCAGTAAAAGGCAACAGATAAACATGCAGCCAATAAACAAGTGCCACAGGAAAgccaccagctgcaggaagaaaagcaCATTAAACCATGTTTAGCACAGTCACACTGCAGTTTGCACAGTAATCTTCACTCCAGCTGACAAACAGAATAGGCAATATCTGTTAAAAACACAGATTGTGGCCTAGAGTTCCTGTAGGTTTTACCTTAAGTTAATCTTACAAAACACTTTTTGCCCTTAAAAGCTGTCTAATATAAACAACTCAGTTTAATTTTGCAATGAAATATTCCTTTCAAATATTGTCCCCtcaaatattttggaaattCAGTGTGACAGATCTTGTCAGGAATCTACTACACTACCACACCAAAACcactaataaaataaaataaaataggctCCACTCCAACTGTGCTTTTCACTATAAATTAGAGTGGTGATCTTTGTGCAacagaaatgctgcagaaagCTTTAATATGGTTTCAGTTTGGGAACTCTCAAATTTGACAAGAAGCATGAAGATTATTCTTTATAACTGCTGAAGAAAACCATAGAGAAATCAGAATTTTAAACTCGGAGTCATAAAAACACAGGATATGTGATTGTTTAGAGAGACACAATTTTGAGCCTCTTTGACAATACACTTCAAGAGTAGCTCAGATAAGGCAAcctgggaggaagaggaacTTTAACAAAATCTTATCTGAACGtgtataaacaaataaaaattttgaaaaatgaagTCTTACCATAACTTGATTGCTAAATTACAAAGGGTAATCAAGGATCTTCCTACTCAGGTACCATGTACAGCAAACATGCTACTTTGAAATCCTGTTAGTACCAACACAGAATCTTGCACTAAGAGAACTGTTGCCATGGCCTACCTAGACAAGCAGTGCAGGAAGACAAAGTCCTGACCCCAAACTTTGATTACACCTTGGAGtcactggttttgtttttgcagtCAGGTGTGTGAAGGGTATAACTAGCCTGGGAGGGCAGCTCCAGAGAacctcccagcacagagccctgtgcAGTTTCCATGTACTGATATAACAATGACAACAGCAATGTGTTTTAAAAGCACTTCCAGCTGAAGCTATCTAAAAACTTTTAATATACATCAATCccattgaaaataatttaataaaaaagaaatagactagaaataaatattacttcacagaaattatttcactAATCTTTTGCTGACCTACTCAAAATCATCTACAGATCTTCTAGAGAAATGAACTTCTCTTTGACCTCTAAGGATTCATTTCAGGGCGTTTAttataaaaaaagtaaaatcaaaaCCTAAATACTTCCAACAGAACAGACAGCTATTTCTTGGACTTAAAACTTGAAGGCACAGTATTAAAATGTCTCTGTCCCCAGTTGCCCAGATTCATGTCCAGATGGCTTCTGACTATCTCCAAAGACAGAGACTCCACAATCtacctgggcaacctgttcagtgctcagtcaccctgacagtaaaaaaaatgtttcctgatCTTCAGAGGGAAGCTCCTCCACTTCATTTTGTGCCCACTgcctctggtcctgtcctggaCACCACTggaaagagcctggctctgtcttCTTTGCACCCTCCCTTCAGGTGTTTACATGCATTGACAAAATGCctctgagccttctcttctccaggctgaacagtcccaggTTTCTCTATTCCTACTGCAGATCATGATTTAAAATACAGTGACCAGGTGTAACAAACTGAGTATGATTATAGGACTAAAACATGCCTTTTTGTAAGTAAAGATACCTTACCTATCTGTTTGCATAGTttccttaatattttttaaaaaatcaaagtaGTATGTCACAGCTATtgatgccaaaatccagaatgCAGAATGAATATTCAGTCTGTTAAGAGGCCTCATTGTCTTCTCTACAGCTGTAGACTCTTCTGTAAATAAGAACATAATTATAGCACTAAAGCCAGTCATTAAATTAAGTATGATTATACTTACATAAAGCACGACACTTTATCTTTTTAATTCATTTATCTTGGGAGATTATTCTACTCATCACAATACACTTTGTGCTACAAATATTCTAAAGAGTTCTGAACATTTACTGAAATGAAACAGACTAAGCAAGGTATCCTTCGATAAAAGGACAAAGCAGTAACCATCAGCACAATACCATATCTGTGTATCTTTTTAGGAAACAGCTGACTAGATTTTGTAAGGGTTGTTTAACTAACCAAAAAACCCTGGTGTTATTAAACAATTTTTATTAATCTGTTATATAGAATTTCAGGTTACTTCCAATTACTAATTTATTTACACCCTTCTTTATGAATTTTAGTATTTGCAAAACAATTGCAAACATAAATAATTTCCTTGTTCTCAACTGCAGATAATTCACAAATTTTCAGCTGCAGTTTCAGGAGCTAGCTGGACTTCCACTGCACACTTTCAGCAGGTAAACTACAACTTTCACTGTGCAGGAAACTACCTTCTCTTTTTGCCCTCATTACCATGTACTGTTTTAGAGAGAGTGAGACATCAGAGCAAGCAGATGAGAAAGCCATTTTTGTGCACGACAGCAACCATGTAAGACAGTATTTATATACACTGTCAAAAAAGGTGGTTTTGTCAGAGGTGGTTTTGATGCCTCACACTCAAGTTTATCACCAGGAGCTCCTGGCGGCCTGTGTGCCTTCAGCAGTGCCACATGTGGCGACTCCTCCACACGCACCACCAGCCGAGCgcacccacagctctgctggagcttaCGGGCAGCTTTACTTTTCATTTCCTAgattcctcctcatccttctggAGCTCGGGCCCGGAGCATTCGAGCACTCCACCCGCATGCGGCAGCCGCGGCTACGAGCCCCTGGCATCTCCCCCGCCCCGCTCGCAGTCAGGAGCGGACACCTGAGGGCAGGCGGGGCCGCGCTCCGCGCCGCTCCGCCCgaggcggccccgccgccgtcCCAGCGCCCGCCCGGCGGGGCCCGGCACCGCTCCCCGCGCCCCGGCACCACCCaccggccgtcccgccgcccTGGGCCGGCGGCTGCGGCTCCTGCGGGTCCGGGGGCTCCGGCCCGCGCCGCCCCGGGCGCCGCAGCCGCGGCAGCGcgtccccgccgccgccgggctcCATGTTGGGCCGCTCCGGCAGTGAcgcggcggggcgggagcgcggcggccgccgccgccccggcgtgaggggcagcggcggcggcgggcccggCGAGCCGAGGGCCCGCCGGTGCGGGATCCAGAAACGGCTTCGGGAATCGCGCTGAGCCCCCCTGGAGAGAGGGAGCCCTGCCGTGTACGGCAGTGAAGGCTGTGGTGCCGAAAtgattcagggaaaaaaaacctcaaaaaactcTGTGCgcagaaataaatgttttcctCATCTGCCAACCAGATGTTCTCGAGGGCAGATGTTAGGGAAATCTCAGTTTCTGTGACACAGACCAGTGGTGTAGGTTAAAAAATGACTggagcatggtgctaataacaCCACGCTCGGAGGTTCGAGCCCCGAAGGGGAAAAGTTCACTCAAGGGCTGGATTCCGTGATGCTTCTGGGTCCTCCCGACTCGGaatattctgtgactctgtgaaaTGCAAAGCTCTTGGAGGTTTCCAGAGCCATGGGAATCCTGTAGCACTCGACACTGCAGCTCATAACTAGAAATAATAAACATATTTGCAAGACAAACTAGGTAAAAGTTTAGTAAAGTAATAAAATGGTAAAATAGATTGTTTCAGTTCTGTAGTTGACGTCTGCATAACTAGATACCAAATTCACATCAGCATGTTTCTGCATACACAACCTTGAAACCTATTGGGCTTCCTTGTTTATTCACATGGACAAATTCAAAATTAGTCAGTTTTGCTGACAGATTAACCTTAGGTCTGGTCCTTATAAGAATACTATGAACATTAAGAGTGAATATGTGTGCTGTGTCTTCTGGGGTGTGTTCGGTGATTAAGCTATTAAAATGGCTTTTGAAATTGAAAATTGTTTCTAATAGTAATGATTCATTAGGTTAATTAGATGATCTATGTGATTGTTACAAAGCCTGTGCTTTCTCCGTTGTGTGGCATAACATTCCGATTAAGGCAGAAATCCCACTGACTTCAATGTGGAAGTACCTGTCCAACACGGCAGCTATGTAGTTATGTATAgctttatatatgtatatatgtagtTATGTATAGCTTTTTTATATAGCTTTATCTAGCTATACAGTTCTGTATAGCTTTTCTTTACAGTGGGATTGAATGTAGAAATATTCAATAAAAACTCAGATCATTATATGGGAGATTGAAGAAACAAGAACCTAATTTCAGTATGTGTGTTTTACTTACCAAAATTAAATTACTAGCTGTATATAGATTAAAGTTCAAAAATCCAAGTGTTTCATAACCTGATTGTActtttcctctcagaaagcaaaatattttgcattaaaataatGATTATGAGAAATTTGTTAAATTTTCACTTACCATGCACATTCTTTGCATATTGTGCAGCATTTATCAAAAGAAATGCCTTGCAGATACTTGCTCTGTAGTTTTATGttgagaaaacaggaaaatcaaAAAGAATGGAATGTAGGCTGTGgataaataattatatattttatcaggaaaccctaaaaaaccctaaaaagaCCCCTAATTCTAGGCCATCCTAAGGGAAGAAACTAGCTGGTAGAAACTAATTATGGTAAAAGCTAAGCTTTCTGTGACTTGCACTGGTTTTAAGCAGTTCTAAACCTGCTGGATAACTATATTTTAGTTATAATATACTATTATCCCTTTTATTAAGGACTGAGATTCTAGGGACAGGAGAAAACAGGGTTCTGATTATTCTTTATTACCGTGCATTGAATTTGAGTAAATTCAGCCTAAAAGAcacaagaacagaaaaaaaaaattctttctctgCAGAATGACAGGCCTTCATTTACATCTGAATTTCATGTGAGAGGTGTCATAGTAAGTAGAAATTGTTTTCCCAGCCTTAGAACATGTATCACATAAGGACCAACCACACTGCAGTCCTTAGTGACTACAGGGATTATTCTTTATGCAGTTCAGTTGAATATTTTGAAGTTAGCAGCTCATGGGAGATCAGAGCTCTGCTTTCTTATCAATGAAATAGaggtttctttgttttatttcctttgagTGAAATGACTACCTCAGCCTTCACTTTCATCTTAGTGATTCAAATAAGAAACAAAGGAAATCTTCATGCACTTTCTTTGCAAAAGCTATTCATAGGATATATCTTTGATTTAAACGTagcaattaaataaatatgtatgCTTGGAAAGGTTAAGATCTGTCAGTGTTGTTAAACTGAACACTTCTATTTACCTACAGAGTAGGTATTGTGCAAAGAGCTGAAATAAGAGCTTCCTTCCTGGGCTCACTATTGACCTTGACTGAGACCGCTCATGTTCTGTTTGTAGAGCTGAGATGTTTTCTGTGATCTTTTCACAGTGCTTCTCTGATTCAGAAATTATTAATCTGCCAAAGAATAGATAGTGATCAGGAGCTGAACCGAGACTGTCACAAAATGAACAACATAATTAACAAAGCATCTAATCAACGGGCCTGTTATGGATAATTAATTCTTCCAAGTTAATGTTTAAGAATCCCTGCAGAAATGTTAGGAAGTATTTTAAACGTGATGATTGATGTGATAACTTTAGTTAAAAGCCTGTGAAATAAATTTGTGAATTTGAAGTTTCACTGAAAAAAGTGTACAGAGGGCAGAGtttgcagcaattcttttgtGAACTGTAAGTCCTGGACTCTCACATAGTGTGGTTCAGTTTCCACATCTTGGGAACTGAATTCAACACCTTCTCATTCTTTTATTTGAAGTAGAATATAATGATTTGTATGTTAGTTGAATGTCTTTAAATATTCCGGTTTTTTGTTATAAGCTGAATTTCACAATctatttgaatattttgaattttattttcttgttgttCACTGAATATTTGCTGCTTAGTGATTACTAGTAATTCTTAATGGCACACAAATGTGGTAGCTTTTTGTGTCTCTTGGCTGAGTAGGTATAAAATTTAGAGTTGGAATTCCCAGTTAAATTCTCACTTTTAGGAAGTCAAATTAGTTTTGTAGTATTCTAGCCAATATTTGCAACTTTTTCCCTACTACAGAAATCAATAGCTAAATTAGCCCAAATGTTATCTGTTCACAAAACACCTGCTTGGAATCTTTTTCATTCCATATCTAAGTAGGGTGGGCTCCTTCCTCTTTTAATTTTGAGCTGAAGTAGGTTGGATCCAATATAGatgttattttttcattttgaggAATGATTGTGCTATAATAGTCTGTGCTTTCTGTTCACAAACTAAGTAATAATAAAGTCAGTAGTAATCTGCTGCTTATCTTCCACTGTCAGGAGTAAAAGATTGGATGGGTAGAGATTCTCAATCCTTTCTGAACCTCGTCCTTGGACTAAAGCATTGTGCATCTGCTCTTACACTGGGTGAAAAAGTAAATACATTGTCTGACTCATCTAGGTAACAAAAAAGCCTCCAAATAGTACAAACAATTCCCCTGCTTTCATCTTGTATTCTTTTAACTATTATAAATTCAGTACAATGGAAAAGGACTTAAAAGCATTTGGTGTGAATAACTTAATGCAGATCTGAAAAACAACTGCCGGGTAAAACTCAATTGACTCTGAATGTGCTCCATATACAAACTCCTGAACTGAAGCTGAATTCTCATGCGAGTATTAAATTGCAGGGCAGCCTTGCACTGACCCTTTAGGAAGGAAACAATACATAGAATAGTGTGTTTGATACCAAGGAGGCTCTATATTTAAGCATGCAAGTATTTAAACTttatgaagaagaagaaagcagaGGAGGTAAAGGCAGTTTAAAAGGTGAAGAGGGCAtctagaacagaaaaaaatgcatctcaTAAAGACATCTAATTATATAGGTATGTTATTTCTCACCTTGAAAATTGTCagcaaattacaaaaaaaaggTGATCTGAAGTATTTGATAGAAGACCATCTTCACCCTCATAATCCTGATTAAATATGTTAGATATCTTTAGTGTTCAACACTTGCCTTTTTATAATCAGCAGTACCAATATATGAGGACTGTTCTGTTCTTTCCATCTTTAACTgtgcaaacaaaatatttatccAAATATCCAAAACTCATCTTATTTATCCAAAATAAATCTGGATAAACCATTCTCCTAGAAGTAGCTAAGTAAATTTTCTTACTGTCTCTCTTCTAAACCATTTGTTGAATTTAGTTTCACTTAACTATACTTACTTTTTTGAGGGGGTACAATGGCTCTCAAAATGTTTTCCCAAGACTACAGTTTAATGATACAAAGCACTTGGCAGTAATACTCCAGCTATAATTGCTCTTGACGACTCAATCCCCAGTAGTGGTATATAATACCTCTCAGTTTGAGGATTTGATCTGGTTTTAAAAGCCTGCAAAAATGCAGGGGGTGGTGGAAAGGCAAAAACAAATGGCCAGATGTGGGAGAGTGGGAAAGAGAGCACTTGGGACTTACTGAAACTGATTTCTTTACTTAGGAAAAAGTCTGTGCAACCATGCATCTGTAACAATATGGAAAGAATTTCAATTCTTAGGGGATTTAGGAACATCCTGAAGTATGATTTTTGAGTACTAAATGTCAGATCTAATTCACACAGGAAAAACTGTCAGTTGTCAGAATGGCCATTCAAGTGTATCATTCAACATTTACTGTACAGGGTATTGGTCTCTTTTGGTGTGACACTTTATTTCTCTACTGGTAGAGATTAGCATTATTTTAGGCTGGGATGGAATTTTAACAATTGTTTTGGAGCTGTCTAGTGTCGCCACCACTGCCTGTGATTTGACTGATGTACTAAAGCAGTGGCTCTCATTGTTAACAAGATTGGAAAGTACAGTTCAGCATAGCAACATCTCACTGCTGTGTAGAGTGTGGGATTCAGGTCGTGCTGTTTCTGTGgagtcttgaaaaaaaaataaacacaaagcaAAGCTCTTACATGCTTCATTCACAGTGAAGGTTTCCTTTACCATTGTCCTTCACAGTCCATTACTACTTATATATTCTGCAGGGTCAAGTTTTCATGTATTTTGAACAGGTATTGCAATTAAAAGGACAACAGAGTTGGAAGTAACACTGGCTGAATACTAAACTGTTCAAGACAgacaggaagagaaagatgTTTCCTTTATGAAGACTGAATTCACCAATTTGAATTTTTGGCTAGAGGATGACTGTACAATTCCCATTACTGTTTTGCCTAATCTGCATAACACAAACAGGTCTTTAAGAACATCAGCTGAActcagatttttatttctcatgGAAAACTTACCCTGGGCTAACCTCTGGAACCACTTCTGGTACTGAAAGTTCACCAAAAAAGCTGAAACTTTCAAAGGCATAATACCTGAAACAGAACTGTAGGAGCaagaagcaaaaggaaacatATTTTCATGGTATAAGACATGGTAAGAAAGAGCAGTCTAGGAGAAAATCCTGGTCCTGTCTCATCCATAGAAAACATGAGCCTTTGTCATGTATGGATACTGTAGAGTGTCAATAGGTGTGTATTCCTCCTGGAATTCCTCCTCATCAAGAGAAAAGGCCAGCAGAAGGGCAAAAAATTAAGAGTATAAAAGTGCACTTTGTGCTTTGTGTTTATACATTAATGGCTGGATGGTGGAAGTTCATTGTGTGGCTACTGCAAGAAacagaaaggaggaggaaacacAGTGTGGTTTGAGCCACCTGCAATGCAGGCAGAATTCTGGTTCTTTTTTGTTCACGTTCTTTTTGACATCTAAGTGACGTGCAGTGATCTGAATACTTTCAAGTGAATTTCATGCTGCCTGAGAGGAAGATCCCATTATGTTTAAATGCACCTTTTTTCTGGTAAACCAAATTTATGTGAGTTGAGCTTGACTGTAATCTGGTTTTAATTAGGCTTTTTATGCTAATTTTGTACTAATGCATTTCACATAGAAGTTTGGGAAGAGGGGTTTAATGGGTGGGCAGGCATAAAGACAtcatttctggttttctgttaCTTTCAAGTAATTTCGGGAACTATAAAACTACTTTTGTTGGAAGTCAGTATTTTACTTCTGCTATAGAGCTCAGTTATGAAGTTGTGTAGCAAGAGCAGTTTCTACTAAAAGATTCTAATGAGAAGggcaaacacagaaaacactAGACAATTCTAAATCTTCtagaataaattttaaaaggaaagattaaaaaaaagatgtGTTTGGAAAGGACTAAGATCTATGATCTGCagtcttgaagaaaaaaatctaagcaAAAAGCTTGAAGGTTTTTCAGCCTTTGCTGTCTGAGAGCATCAAAGCACGAGGATTCAGGTGCAAAAGGAATTACATCCGAGAACTGCAAAGAGAAGCAGTAGATTACCAGGGCCAAAAGGAACTGTATCTTAAAAGTATAAGGGAAAGTTACTAGTAAAACTTCCTCTAGTCCAAGTGAAATTTAGAATTCAATATAAAGTAACACTTCCTGTAAAAGTACTAATGGGAAACGTAATATGCAGCTTTTCTTGGCTGACAGAGCAGAAAAGAAACTTAGAGGACTTAttcctgttttggtttttttttcttaaaggcTAATCTGGGAGAAGAAAGGGGTAAATGTTGAATATATTGACTGAGATATCTTGTAACCTGTGAACACAGCTCAATGTACAGAACAATATGCCTTTTTTCACTTATCTTGCACAAAAAGTTTAATATTTGCTCTCTTATTTCCTTAATAAGGGTGAGTGTTACAGCCTTAAAAGTTTCTGAATGAAATCATGTATTGGGTCTCTGTATCCTGTGGTCATCAGCTATGAGCCACTACTCATGTTGGGCTCTGCCTACATTGTCCTGATGCAATTGGATTATAGCACCAGGTGGGAGGATCAGTTTTCACTGCAGAAAGAATGAACTACTCTAATGCACCAGGACAGTGGAGGGCTGAGCACAACAAATAAGTAGCTGTcctttgaagttttttttttcttccagtgatTGAAGTCCCTGCTTAAGTGCTTATGCTATAGTTATAATGAAAGCCACTAGCTTTAAACCATTTTGTAATTTCTCCCTTCCTCACCCTGCCACAAAGACATTAGTTTTTTACACTATTTTAGAAAGGAAAAGTTTAACAATAAGTTATCATTATGGAGCTATGTTATGGTGTTTAGAAAATCACCAAAACATATTCTGGATTACAACAATACTGGTAAACTGAATAGAAATTAGAGAGGTCctgctgtttttctgtcttcttgAAGGACTCTCAATGGTCTGTGAGGGATTATGCCTCCCTCTGAAACAATTACCACCAAATTTGAAGTAAATTCAATCTGATCAAGACATTATTAGTTGCAAGGAGTAAATTAAAGTCCAGATCTGTTGTAAGGAGAAAAGGCAATTTCAGTCCTCTGAGTACTTTATTAATTGTCTAATGAAAAAACATggaagttgggtttttttttcacatgaGAGCTGCATGTCAACAACACAACTATGCATGGACTGGAATAGCACTTGAAGCCTTCTACAACTAAAGGCATAGACTCATCTACCATACTACAGTATTCCCAGGAACacccagaaagaaaaatatgcctACAAAGCATATTGCTTCCCCTCTTTCTGCCAACAGAGCGGGAAAAGGTAATACT
This window contains:
- the TMEM128 gene encoding transmembrane protein 128 isoform X1; translated protein: MEPGGGGDALPRLRRPGRRGPEPPDPQEPQPPAQGGGTAEESTAVEKTMRPLNRLNIHSAFWILASIAVTYYFDFLKNIKETMQTDSWWLSCGTCLLAACLSVAFYCILYLEWYCGIQDYDEQYPALIPITTATFIAAAICFNVALWPVWSFLTPVLLFIQFMGVVMLVSLLG
- the TMEM128 gene encoding transmembrane protein 128 isoform X2, encoding MKSKAAQESTAVEKTMRPLNRLNIHSAFWILASIAVTYYFDFLKNIKETMQTDSWWLSCGTCLLAACLSVAFYCILYLEWYCGIQDYDEQYPALIPITTATFIAAAICFNVALWPVWSFLTPVLLFIQFMGVVMLVSLLG
- the TMEM128 gene encoding transmembrane protein 128 isoform X3 yields the protein MKKESTAVEKTMRPLNRLNIHSAFWILASIAVTYYFDFLKNIKETMQTDSWWLSCGTCLLAACLSVAFYCILYLEWYCGIQDYDEQYPALIPITTATFIAAAICFNVALWPVWSFLTPVLLFIQFMGVVMLVSLLG